The DNA sequence CCGTGCCTGAGTTCCAGCGGAAGGATGAGGAAAAGCTCGCCATCGAACGCAACGCGCAGCAGCAGGAGATCGCTGTTGTGGGTTTCCGCCCAGGCGCGGCACCAGTCATAGGCGTGATGCAGCGAATTGCCCGCGAGGCTGTCGAGTGCGCGCCATTCGGCTTCCAGCGGCTGCATGGCGCGATGGATCGAGATATCGAAACGGCGTGTGGCATCGGTCGGACTGACACGCAAGGACGCATGCGCGCGGCGGGTGCCGGAGCTGTCCACGGTAAGATCCGAGTTCGTCATCGAAGGTGCCATCCGGTCCCTGTTGCAGACCGATTGAACCTCAAGCCCGCTACGATCCGTTTAAATCGAGAATACTTATCAGCCCAAAGACGAAGAACCGGCGAACGCAGTTAGCAAAGCGTGAAGTGATGCGGGCCGCTGCAGCGGCGGCTTTCAATCAAGGAAGCCCGTTGCAAGAGCCTTCGCCCATTCCAGCCGATTGCGGCTGGCCGCGAGCCGGGACATCGCTGTCCAATCATAAGGCACGCTGCGGAAAGTCACGCTCCACCCTGCGGCCGACTGTTCGATGATGGCGTAGCGCGCGTCCGGCGATCCGGCTTCGACCTTGTGCGGCACCGGCTGGTCGTCGTCATAGCCGGGGCAGCCGACGCTGCCGGGATTGACGACAAGGCGGCCGTCCGAGAGGCGGACGGCGCGCTGGATATGCGTGTGCCCGCACAGGATCACCGGATAGTTGATGCCGGCGGCTTCCGTCTCGATCGCCGAACGCGCCGCCATATGGACAGTGCCGTCAGCCGTCAAAGCCTCCAGCCAGTAGGTCTCGTCGTTCGTCGGCGTCGCATGGCACAGGAAAAACGTGTTTTCATGAACGTGCGCGACGGGCAGGGTGGCCAGCCATTCCCGATGCCGCGGCTGCAATTCATCGTACGCCGCGCGATCCGACTGCCCCAATTCGCGGGGATCGATGGTGAGGAGATAGCGATCGTGATTGCCTCGGATCGAGAGGATCTCCCGCTCGATCAGGATGTCGGCGGTCCGCGCTGCGTTGAGCGGGCCGCTCAAGTGATCACCGAGATTGACGATGTCGGTGATGCCGAGCGCATCGATGTCGGCGAGCACGGCCTCAAGCGCGAGATCGTTGCCATGGATATCAGCGATAACCGCAAGCTTCATCGGCGTCTCCTCGGATGGCTGCCGAACCGGGGATCAACGATCGCGCGCCGGCTTTTCCATCCATTTGATAATCAGCATCGCCGGCAATATCCAGAGCAGGCCGGTGAAGAAGAAGTAGGCGAGATGCACGTACCACGGTGCAGCACCGAGCAGCAGAGATGCAAAGGTGACGGCCGCCAGCGCATAGACGACGACGAGGATGATGATCAGGATCGTGCCGATCAGCTTTCTGAGGCGTACGGGCATTTCACTTCTTTCAGACGGCTGACATGGGCGCGAACGGCCGCGACCGCATGCCGCAAAGGTTTCGGCCTTGTTTTGCATGCCGCTCTGGTGCAAATCAACGGCTTTCCTGAAGGTGCGACCGTTGATCCGTCCGGTCGCGCCGCTGAACCCTGCGATATCAGAGGGACAATTATGGCCGGCGTCGAATTGGCGACAGAACAGATGCTCCGAAACGAGATCAGCAAGACCGACCGTAACCGTCGGCAAATTCGCGGCTGGCTCGCCGTCGTACTCTTTACGCTCTTCGCCCTGGTGCTAGTCGGCGGCGCCACGCGGCTGACCGAATCGGGCCTGTCGATCACCGAGTGGAAGCCGATCCATGGCGTCATCCCGCCGCTTTCGGCCGCGGAGTGGGAAGAAGAGTTCCAGCTCTACCAGCGCATCCCGCAGTATCAGCAGATGAACAGCGGCATGACGGTTGACGAATTCAAGACGATCTTCTGGTGGGAATGGGCGCATCGGCTGCTGGCGCGCACCATCGGGATCATTTTCGCCTTGCCGCTCGCGTTCTTCTGGCTGGCCGGCCGGGTCGAGCGCAAGCTCCGGATGCCACTTCTCGGCATCCTCGCCCTGGGCGGCTTTCAGGGGTTCATCGGCTGGTGGATGGTTTCTTCCGGCCTCGTCGAGCGGACAGAGGTCAGCCAGTACAGGTTGGCGACGCATCTCGTCATCGCCTGTCTGATCTTCGCCTCTTGTATGTGGATCTTCCGCGGGCTTAGTCCACACTCAAACGACGCCGCGCCCACGGATCGTTCGCGCAAGATGGCAATGATCATCGCGATCTTCAGCCTGTTCCAGATCTATCTCGGTGCGCTTGTCGCCGGCCTCGACGCCGGCTTCAGCTACAACACCTGGCCGCTGATGGATGGTGCGGTCATTCCGCAGGACCTGTTCCTGCAGCAGCCCTGGTGGATCAACCTGTTCGAGAACCCGAAGACGGTGCAGTTCGTTCACCGGATCGGCGCCTATGTGCTGTTCGCCTTCGCGCTGATGCACATGATCGCTTCGCTGCGGGCCGCGCCCGAAACAACCCATGCCCGCCGCTCGGTTCTCCTCTTCGTGCTGATCAGCGCCCAGGCAGTCATCGGTATTACCACGCTGGTGCTGCAGGTGCCGATCGGCTGGGGCGTGGCGCATCAAGGCGGCGCGCTTGTGGTGCTCGGCTTCGCCATCGCCCACTGGCGTGGCTTCTACGGCGAATATCCGCGGCCGACGGCGATCGAGCTTCGCGGCTGACATTCGGCATTCACGACGAACAAAAAAGACCCCGGCGAGCCGCTCGCCGGGGTCTTTTGTTTTGGCGGCTGCGGTCAATCAGGCCGACAGCATCAGGTCCATGTTCTGGACGGCCGCGCCCGATGCGCCCTTGCCGAGATTGTCGAGCAGGGCGACGAGGTTGACGTGATTGCCGCCGTTCGTGCCGAAGACGAAGAGCTTCATCGTGTCCTTGCCGGCAAGCTCGGTCGCGTCGATGCGGGCAGCCTTCTCGCTCGTTGCAAGCGGTACGACCTCGACGATCGACTGGCCGGCATAGTGCTCGACGAGAGCCGCGTGGATCGTCTCCAGCGTGGCGCCTGCGGCAAGGTCTTCAAGATAGAGCGGGACCTGGACGATCATGCCCTGGGCGAACTTGCCGACCGACGGAGCGAAAACCGGGGCGCGGTCGAGCAGGCCGTGCATCTTCATCTCGGGCACGTGCTTGTGCTTGAGCGTCAGGCCGTAGAGGAAGTGCGGCGCGCTGATGTGCTCCGGATTGGTCTCATCTTCCATCTGCGCGATCATCTGCTTGCCGCCGCCGGTGTAGCCGGAAACCGCGTTGACCGTCACCGGATATCCGTCCGGCAGGATGCCGGCCTGGCGCAGCGGCCGGATCACGCCGATCGCGCCGGTCGGATAGCAGCCGGGATTGGCAACGCAACGGGCGCTGCGGATTTTCTCCGGCTGTGCATTGTCCATTTCGGCGAAGCCATAGGCCCAGTCGGGGGCAATGCGGTGCGCCGTCGAGGTGTCGATGATGCGGACCTTGTTGTTGCCGGAGACCATGGCTACCGCTTCGCGCGACGCATCGTCCGGTAGGCACAGGATGGCGATGTCGGCGTCGTTCAAGAGATCTTCGCGCATGGCGGCGTTGCGTCGCTCCGCTTCCGGGATGGAAAGCAGTTCGAGATCGCTACGGCCGGCCATGCGCGTGCGGATCTGCAGGCCCGTGGTGCCGTGTTCGCCATCGATGAAGATCTTCGGTTTCATGATTTTCCCATTCTGTTAGGTCAGAGCTTGCGGCAGGATGCGGATGGAAAACCGCGGACACTTTTCCTCATCCCGCCAGTGCCTTACCGATCGTTTCGGAATCAGTCTGGCATAGAATTGAATCATTTTCTCAACAGGCGGGCGGACCGCCGCCAAGCCCGTCAGTTCCTATACAAGCAGCCGCCCTTGGTCGCAACGGCGATACGGTTCTTCAGCGTAGCGGCGCGCGCTCCGCGAGCTTTTCCGCATGCAGGCCCAGCATGTACATGGCGACAGTCGCGCCGGCGATGGCGGTGATATCGGCATGATCGTAGGCGGGCGCCACTTCGACGACGTCGCTGCCGACCACGGACAGCGCGCCGAGCTTGCGCAGGACCGAGAGGATCTTGGCACTGGAAGGTCCGCCGGCAACCGGCGTGCCGGTACCCGGGGCATAGGCCGGGTCGAGGCAGTCGATATCGAAGGTGACATATGCCTTGCGCTCGCCGACCTGCTGGATGATCGTTTCGGCGATTTCGGCCGCGCTCATCTCCTCGACGTCGTAGCCGTAGAGGATGCGAATGCCGCAATCCTCCGGCGCGTGGGTGCGGATGCCGATCTGGATCGAGGCGTCGGTATCGATCAGTCCTTCGCGTGCGGCACGACCGACGAAAGAGCCATGGTCGATGCGTCCGCGCTCGTCCGACCAGGTATCCTGGTGCGCGTCGAACTGCACGAGGGCGAGGGGACCGTGGATGGCCGCATGCGCCTTGAGGATCGGGTAGGTGACGAAGTGGTCGCCGCCGAGCGTCTGCAGATAGGCACCGCTCCTGATGATCTTGGCGGCTTCTCGCTCTATCGTTGCCGGCGTCTTTGCATGGTTGCCGTAGTCGAGCAGGCAGTCGCCGTAGTCGATCGTTGCCATTGCGGCAAAGAGGTCGCGCTCGAAGGGGTATTGCGGGTCGTTGTCGAAGATGGCCGAGGCGCGACGGATCGCCTGTGGCCCGAAGCGCGCACCGGGTCGATTGGAAGTGGCTGCGTCAAAGGGAATGCCCCAAACGACAGCGTCAGCGCCTTTCAGTTGCTTCGAATACTTACGTCGCATGAAAGAGAGGATGCCAGCATGTGTCGGGTCCGATGCCGCTGATGTCAATGAACGCGCCGTCAGCGCATGGTCGATCGTCCTGTTGGCCATAGCCCGCCTCTGCTCCAGCGCGGGACAAGGCGCACCCTATGCGCGCATCCCGCTCCAACGTGTGGTGGCGAGACGTTGGACAATCGTTGCCGGCAAGGCAAGGCCCTGCCGGCCGATTGTTGCGTGATTACGACGCCTTGGCCTCGTAGGTCGGGGCGAAGTCGCCGAGCGCCTTCGCTTCGGTGATGCGCGCGGCGATATCCTCCTCGATGATCGTCTCGAGCTGGGCGAAACTGTCGATGACGTAATAGATCGGTTGCACGATATCGATGCGATAGGGCGTGCGCAGCACCGTCATCAGGTCGAACGGGCGGAACTCGATGCCGGATGTTTCCATCGCATTTCGCGTCTCGTTCGGCGAAGAAACGATGCCGGCACCGTAGCAGCGGCGGCCCTTCGACGTGTTGATCAGACCGAATTCGACGGTGAACCAGAAGATCCGGAACATGTGCCAGGAATAGCCCTTGCCGAGCGAGACAGCCTTCTCGCCGAAACGACGGACGAAATTGGCATAGCTCTGATTGGTGAGCAGCGGGCAGTGGCCGAAGACTTCGTGAAAAATATCAGGCTCTTCGATGTAGTCGATATGTTCGCGTCGCCGGATGAAAGTCGCCAGCGGAAACTTGCCCTGGGACAGGAGCTCGTAGAAGCGGGATGGCGGAATGAGCGCCGGGACGCCTTCGACGCCGAAGCCGGTGGTTTCGGCAAGACGCTGGTTGACGTCCTTCAACTGGGGCACATGATGCGGCCCCAAGTCGAGCGTCTTTGCGCCTTCCAGATATTCGTCGCAGGCCTTGTCGGCGAGAAGCGTCATCTGCCGCTGATAGAGTTCGCCCCAGATCGCATCCTCTTCCGGGGTATAAAGATAGGTGCCGTCAGGCTCCGGTAGCCTGGCGGTGTATGTGCTTTCCTTGGTCATGACGTCTCCTCATGTCGTCAGAACAACTCTTCCTGTTGCAATTGTATCGCGGATGGAGCGAGTATTTGTTCCACAGTTGCCAGCTGGAGGCCTGAAGGCGGGAGGAAATTTCGCGATGTCGTCCGATATGAAAGAAAGTCTTCAACCAATTCGAAAGCTGCTGCGACTGATTCAGGCCGATAGCGGTCAGTCGCTCTCCGACCTCGCCGAAAAAGCCGGGATGTCACAAAGTTCCGCATGGCGGCGGCTGCAGGAACTGGAGACGGACGGTGTCATTCGCAAGCGTGTCGCCCTGCTCGATCCGGCAAAACTCGACCTGAAACTCTGCATCATCGCGCACGTGACGCTAGAGGACCATCATGACGAGGCCATTGCAGCCTTCTCGGCGGTGGTGCGCGATCGCCCGGAGATCATGGAATGCTACGCGCTGTCAGGCACGTTCGATTACATGCTGAAGATCCGTGCCAATGACGTCGAAAGCTACGATGCCTTCATGACCCGCTACCTGATGCGCAACCCGCATGTGCGCACCGTCGTGTCCAGCTTCGTCTTGCGTGAGCTCAAGTCGACGACGGAACTGCCGATCTAGGGAAACTGAGGAATGGCGACTGCAAGGCCCTATGAGCGCTCGAACCCGTATTGCCGCTCGATCTTGCCGACACGGACCTGATAGTCCTCGTACCAGCGCTCGCGGCCGAGCCGCTGGGCGGTCAGATGCCGGACGTCGCTCTTCCACGCCGCGATGCTTTCTTCGTCCGCCCAGTAGGAATTGGTGATGCCGAAGCCATCGGCACCGCGGATGCTTTCCAGCCCGAGAAAACCGGGTTGCTCACGGGCAAGCCTCTCCATTTCGGTGCCCATAGTGTCGTAGCCGTGATCGCCGGGTGTGCGCCGCGAGGAGAAGGTCACGATGTAGTAGGGTGGCTCTGGGGTCTTGGCGACGGGGGAGCTTGTCATGCGATGCCTCGGAAGGTCTCAGTTGCGACGCTGTCGATTCGTGCGGGCACAATAACAAAAAAAGGCGGAGCATAGCCCCGCCTTTCCCAGTGTCGCAGTTGGAAGCGATTAACGCTTCGAGAACTGGAACGAACGACGTGCCTTCGCACGGCCGTACTTCTTACGCTCGACCACGCGGCTGTCGCGGGTGAGGAAGCCACCGCGCTTCAGAACGGAGCGCAGGCCCGGTTCGAAGTAGGTGAGTGCCTTGGAGATGCCGTGACGAACGGCACCGGCCTGGCCGGAGAGACCGCCACCAGCAACGGTCGCGTCGATGTCGAACTGGCCATCACGGGCAGCAGCGACGATCGGCTGCTGCAGGATCATCTGCAGAACCGGACGGGCGAAGTAGTCCGAGTAGGGCTTGCCGTTGATGGTGATCTTGCCGGAACCCGGCTTGACCCATACGCGGGCGACAGCGTCCTTACGCTTGCCGGTCGCGTAGGAGCGACCCTGGGCGTCGACCTTCTTGACGTGAACCGGAGCAGCCGGTTCCGCGGTCGTGGCGATGTCCTTGAGAGCGGAAAGGTCAGCCATTATCAGGCGCTCCTTGTGTTCTTGCTGTTCAGCTTGGCGACGTCGAGGACGGCCGGCTGCTGTGCTTCATGCGGGTGGTTGGCGCCTGCGTAAACGCGCAGGTTCTTCATCTGGCGACGGCCGAGCGGACCGCGCGGAACCATGCGCTCGACGGCCTTCTCGATGACGCGCTCCGGGAAGCGGCCTTCGATGATCTGGCGCGCGGTGCGCTCCTTGATGCCGCCGGGATAGCCGGTGTGCCAGTAGTACTTCTTGTCGGTGTACTTCTTGCCCGTCAGAACTGCCTTCTCGGCGTTGATGACGATGACGTTGTCGCCGTCGTCAACATGCGGGGTGAAGGTAGCTTTGTGCTTGCCGCGCAGGCGGTTTGCGATGAGGGAAGCGAGGCGACCAACAACGAGGCCTTCGGCGTCGATGATGATCCACTTCTTCTCCACCTCTGCAGGCTTCTGAACGAAGGTTGCCATATCAAAACTCTTTCTTTGGACCCGAGCGGCGAACCGCTGGGCGTTTCTTGTTGCTTGGTTTTGCCCGGTTTCCCGGGCAAAAGAAGAAAGCGGCCCATGAGGACCGCGATCTGCGGCAGCTTATATGCAAGTCAGAAACAAGCGTCAAGAATGCGAAATTTGCTTGATGCAAATAAATGCAAGCAAAAACAATAAGTTACATGCATGGTAATTTGATACCACAAATTAACGCGGCGGAATCGAATAGGTCGCCGTGGCATGTGCGACGAGATCGTCATCGCCGACCTTGACGATCGACGCGTCGAGAACGGCGAGGCGCTTGCCGAGTTTCAGGATCCGGCAGGTGCATTCGAGCGGTTCAGGCTCGGGCTTGCGCAGGAAGTTGATGTTAAGGTTGGTGGTGACTGCAAGGGCAATCGGCCCGATATGGGCGATCAGCGCGATGTAGGCCGAAACGTCCGCAAGCGCGAAGAGGGTAGGGCCCGAGACGGTGCCGCCAGGGCGGATGTGCCGCTCGTTCGGATCGAGGCGCATGGTGGCAAAGCCGGGGCCGACGGCCGTCACATGAAAGACCTTGCCGTCGGTGTGGACCTGCGGAAAATCCGTGTCGAGAAACCGGTTCATTTCGTCGACAGTCATGATCGGCTCGATTGTCATGTATTGCTTCCTTCAACATGTCTGTCCGCCACCTGAAACCGACCGCAGGGGCGGACGCAAGGCGGAAAAAGGTCTTAGACGGAATGCGCTGCCCGGTTCTGCGCTCAGCTTGCACCGTGCGCGCGTCCGGCGTACCACCAAGCCCGAGTTCAAGTTTCAGGAGAAAGAGATGGCCGAAGTCGTATCGTTCAAGAAGGAAGAGCCGAACGGCCTGCTGCTGCGTGAACGCTCCGGGCCGGTGCTGCGGCTGACGCTTAACAATCCACCGGCCAACGTGCTTTCGATCGCCATGATGGAGGCGCTGCACGCCGAATTCGATGCGGCGGCTGCATCCAGGGAGGTCCGGGTCGTCGTGCTTGCGGCCTCTGGCAAGCTGTTTTCCGCGGGCCATGATCTCAAGGAAATGACCGCCCATCGCGAGGACGACGACCGGGGAACGGCTTTCTTCGAAAGAACGATCCGCCTTTGCGCCGACCTGATGCTGAAGATCAATCGGCTGCCGCAGGCCGTCATTGCCGAGATCGACGGACTGGCGACCGCGGCCGGCTGCCAACTCGTTGCGAGTTGCGACCTGGCGATCTGCACCGACAGCTCCACCTTCTGCACGCCCGGCGTCAATATCGGCCTTTTCTGCTCCACGCCGATGGTGGCGCTCACGCGCGCGGCACACCGCAAGCAGGCCATGGAGATGCTTTTGACCGGCGAGACCATCGACGCCTCGACCGCCAAGGATTTCGGCCTGGTCAACCGCATCGTGCCGCAGCAGTACCTGCGCCAGGTGGTCGACAAATATGCCGCTGTGATCGCATCGAAGTCGCCGCAGGCGCTGAAGATTGGCAAGGAAGCCTTCTACCGCCAGGCCGAGATGGATCTGCCGCAGGCCTATGATTATGCCGTCGGCGTGATGGTCGAGAACATGCTGGCCCGCGATGCCGAGGACGGCATCGGCGCGTTCCTCGGCAAGCGCATGCCGGAGTGGAAGGAAGACTGATCTGCGGCGTTGTCAGGCGAGCTTCAGCAAAAGCGCGCCAAGCGCGATGACGCAGGCAGCAGCGATGCGCCAGACGCTGACCGGTTCCTTGAGGAACACGACCGAGATCACTACTGCAAACAGGATCGAAGTCTCGCGAAGCGCAGCAACCGTCGCAACCGGTGCCTTGGTCATCGCCCAGAGCGCCAGGCCATAGGCGCCGATCGAGCCGGCGCCGCCGATGAGGCCCCGCCACCAGTTCTTGTAGACGTGGCGGGCGACCGGCTTGATACCACGCCGGGCAAAAGCCCAGGCAAACAGCAGTACCGGCGGCAACAGCGCCATCCACAGCGTATAGGAAATTGCGTTGCCCGAGACGCGAGCGCCGATGCCGTCGACAAAGGTGTAGCTGGCAATGACGCAGGCGTTGAGGAGCGCCAGAACGATCGCGTGTTTGCCGCCCTTTCGCGACTCGAAGGCAAGCGTCAGCACGCCTGCAGAGATTGTCAGGATGCCGATCATCGTCCCGAAGGTGAGTTCTTCGCCGATCAGCGCCCCACTGGTCATC is a window from the Ensifer adhaerens genome containing:
- a CDS encoding DMT family transporter, translating into MPLEVIALVLFGALLHATWNALVKAGSEKSLDAAMIALGAAVVAIPFLPLVPLPKPDAWPYILVSALFQFAYFQLVAASYRAGDIGLVYPLMRGAAPLIVAMTSGALIGEELTFGTMIGILTISAGVLTLAFESRKGGKHAIVLALLNACVIASYTFVDGIGARVSGNAISYTLWMALLPPVLLFAWAFARRGIKPVARHVYKNWWRGLIGGAGSIGAYGLALWAMTKAPVATVAALRETSILFAVVISVVFLKEPVSVWRIAAACVIALGALLLKLA
- a CDS encoding phenylalanine 4-monooxygenase, translating into MTKESTYTARLPEPDGTYLYTPEEDAIWGELYQRQMTLLADKACDEYLEGAKTLDLGPHHVPQLKDVNQRLAETTGFGVEGVPALIPPSRFYELLSQGKFPLATFIRRREHIDYIEEPDIFHEVFGHCPLLTNQSYANFVRRFGEKAVSLGKGYSWHMFRIFWFTVEFGLINTSKGRRCYGAGIVSSPNETRNAMETSGIEFRPFDLMTVLRTPYRIDIVQPIYYVIDSFAQLETIIEEDIAARITEAKALGDFAPTYEAKAS
- the argC gene encoding N-acetyl-gamma-glutamyl-phosphate reductase, which codes for MKPKIFIDGEHGTTGLQIRTRMAGRSDLELLSIPEAERRNAAMREDLLNDADIAILCLPDDASREAVAMVSGNNKVRIIDTSTAHRIAPDWAYGFAEMDNAQPEKIRSARCVANPGCYPTGAIGVIRPLRQAGILPDGYPVTVNAVSGYTGGGKQMIAQMEDETNPEHISAPHFLYGLTLKHKHVPEMKMHGLLDRAPVFAPSVGKFAQGMIVQVPLYLEDLAAGATLETIHAALVEHYAGQSIVEVVPLATSEKAARIDATELAGKDTMKLFVFGTNGGNHVNLVALLDNLGKGASGAAVQNMDLMLSA
- a CDS encoding DUF2842 domain-containing protein, giving the protein MPVRLRKLIGTILIIILVVVYALAAVTFASLLLGAAPWYVHLAYFFFTGLLWILPAMLIIKWMEKPARDR
- a CDS encoding Lrp/AsnC family transcriptional regulator, with amino-acid sequence MKESLQPIRKLLRLIQADSGQSLSDLAEKAGMSQSSAWRRLQELETDGVIRKRVALLDPAKLDLKLCIIAHVTLEDHHDEAIAAFSAVVRDRPEIMECYALSGTFDYMLKIRANDVESYDAFMTRYLMRNPHVRTVVSSFVLRELKSTTELPI
- the rplM gene encoding 50S ribosomal protein L13; translated protein: MATFVQKPAEVEKKWIIIDAEGLVVGRLASLIANRLRGKHKATFTPHVDDGDNVIVINAEKAVLTGKKYTDKKYYWHTGYPGGIKERTARQIIEGRFPERVIEKAVERMVPRGPLGRRQMKNLRVYAGANHPHEAQQPAVLDVAKLNSKNTRSA
- a CDS encoding PaaI family thioesterase, which gives rise to MTIEPIMTVDEMNRFLDTDFPQVHTDGKVFHVTAVGPGFATMRLDPNERHIRPGGTVSGPTLFALADVSAYIALIAHIGPIALAVTTNLNINFLRKPEPEPLECTCRILKLGKRLAVLDASIVKVGDDDLVAHATATYSIPPR
- the speB gene encoding agmatinase, giving the protein MANRTIDHALTARSLTSAASDPTHAGILSFMRRKYSKQLKGADAVVWGIPFDAATSNRPGARFGPQAIRRASAIFDNDPQYPFERDLFAAMATIDYGDCLLDYGNHAKTPATIEREAAKIIRSGAYLQTLGGDHFVTYPILKAHAAIHGPLALVQFDAHQDTWSDERGRIDHGSFVGRAAREGLIDTDASIQIGIRTHAPEDCGIRILYGYDVEEMSAAEIAETIIQQVGERKAYVTFDIDCLDPAYAPGTGTPVAGGPSSAKILSVLRKLGALSVVGSDVVEVAPAYDHADITAIAGATVAMYMLGLHAEKLAERAPLR
- the rpsI gene encoding 30S ribosomal protein S9 translates to MADLSALKDIATTAEPAAPVHVKKVDAQGRSYATGKRKDAVARVWVKPGSGKITINGKPYSDYFARPVLQMILQQPIVAAARDGQFDIDATVAGGGLSGQAGAVRHGISKALTYFEPGLRSVLKRGGFLTRDSRVVERKKYGRAKARRSFQFSKR
- a CDS encoding metallophosphoesterase family protein; translated protein: MKLAVIADIHGNDLALEAVLADIDALGITDIVNLGDHLSGPLNAARTADILIEREILSIRGNHDRYLLTIDPRELGQSDRAAYDELQPRHREWLATLPVAHVHENTFFLCHATPTNDETYWLEALTADGTVHMAARSAIETEAAGINYPVILCGHTHIQRAVRLSDGRLVVNPGSVGCPGYDDDQPVPHKVEAGSPDARYAIIEQSAAGWSVTFRSVPYDWTAMSRLAASRNRLEWAKALATGFLD
- a CDS encoding COX15/CtaA family protein, with the protein product MAGVELATEQMLRNEISKTDRNRRQIRGWLAVVLFTLFALVLVGGATRLTESGLSITEWKPIHGVIPPLSAAEWEEEFQLYQRIPQYQQMNSGMTVDEFKTIFWWEWAHRLLARTIGIIFALPLAFFWLAGRVERKLRMPLLGILALGGFQGFIGWWMVSSGLVERTEVSQYRLATHLVIACLIFASCMWIFRGLSPHSNDAAPTDRSRKMAMIIAIFSLFQIYLGALVAGLDAGFSYNTWPLMDGAVIPQDLFLQQPWWINLFENPKTVQFVHRIGAYVLFAFALMHMIASLRAAPETTHARRSVLLFVLISAQAVIGITTLVLQVPIGWGVAHQGGALVVLGFAIAHWRGFYGEYPRPTAIELRG
- a CDS encoding antibiotic biosynthesis monooxygenase family protein, coding for MTSSPVAKTPEPPYYIVTFSSRRTPGDHGYDTMGTEMERLAREQPGFLGLESIRGADGFGITNSYWADEESIAAWKSDVRHLTAQRLGRERWYEDYQVRVGKIERQYGFERS
- a CDS encoding enoyl-CoA hydratase, encoding MAEVVSFKKEEPNGLLLRERSGPVLRLTLNNPPANVLSIAMMEALHAEFDAAAASREVRVVVLAASGKLFSAGHDLKEMTAHREDDDRGTAFFERTIRLCADLMLKINRLPQAVIAEIDGLATAAGCQLVASCDLAICTDSSTFCTPGVNIGLFCSTPMVALTRAAHRKQAMEMLLTGETIDASTAKDFGLVNRIVPQQYLRQVVDKYAAVIASKSPQALKIGKEAFYRQAEMDLPQAYDYAVGVMVENMLARDAEDGIGAFLGKRMPEWKED